A single region of the Paramicrobacterium fandaimingii genome encodes:
- a CDS encoding N-acetylneuraminate synthase family protein, translating into MTVTIGRHSIGMGEPVYVIAEIGLNHNGDVELAKQLIDVAADAGAQAVKFQKRTPEIATPEHMKQVPRETPWGTMSYLDYRRRVEFGRAEYAQIADDAAERGLDWFASPWDVPSVAFLYELDVPAFKVASASVTDLELLEAIAETQKPVILSTGMSTLDEIDMAVATLGTDNLVILHATSTYPLPPEEANLRVIAELQQRYAAPIGYSGHERGLQISLAAVTLGAVAVERHITLDRAMWGSDHAASLEPTGLDHLVRDIRIIEQAMGEGVKRVFPGEEAPKAKLRRVLA; encoded by the coding sequence ATGACCGTGACAATCGGACGCCACAGCATCGGGATGGGCGAGCCTGTCTACGTGATCGCCGAGATCGGCCTCAATCACAACGGCGATGTTGAGCTTGCAAAGCAGCTCATCGACGTGGCTGCCGATGCCGGTGCGCAGGCTGTGAAGTTTCAGAAGCGCACGCCGGAGATCGCCACGCCCGAGCATATGAAGCAGGTCCCGCGAGAGACGCCGTGGGGCACAATGAGTTATCTCGACTACCGTCGCCGGGTCGAGTTCGGGCGCGCCGAGTACGCGCAGATCGCCGACGACGCTGCCGAGCGAGGACTCGACTGGTTCGCGTCGCCGTGGGACGTTCCGAGCGTCGCGTTTCTCTATGAACTCGACGTTCCCGCATTCAAGGTGGCTTCGGCATCCGTCACCGATCTCGAGCTGCTCGAAGCCATCGCCGAGACGCAGAAACCGGTGATTCTGTCGACAGGAATGTCGACGCTCGACGAGATCGACATGGCCGTCGCCACTCTCGGAACCGACAACCTCGTGATACTGCACGCCACGTCGACATATCCACTCCCTCCCGAGGAAGCCAATCTGCGGGTGATCGCAGAGCTGCAGCAGCGATACGCAGCGCCCATCGGATACTCGGGTCATGAACGTGGCCTGCAGATCTCGCTTGCCGCTGTGACCCTCGGCGCCGTCGCCGTTGAGCGCCACATCACGTTGGATCGCGCCATGTGGGGCTCCGACCACGCAGCATCCCTCGAACCGACGGGCCTCGATCACCTCGTGCGCGACATTCGCATTATCGAACAGGCGATGGGCGAGGGCGTGAAACGTGTCTTCCCCGGCGAAGAAGCACCGAAGGCGAAACTGCGCCGGGTGCTCGCGTGA
- a CDS encoding acylneuraminate cytidylyltransferase, whose protein sequence is MNGFDGGGHDRAAVVAVIPARGGSKGIPAKNLRHIGGSPLVVRAIEAAAASARIHQVVVSTDDEQIAAAARAAGADVIDRPAELATDEAPSETALLHALDVVKSRADTPPITVFIQATSPFITPDDLDAAIDNVAAGTADVVFSAVQNHAFIWRPDEIDPGNMVGVNHRRLVRQRRQDRAIEYRETGAFYVMRTDGFLEAKHRFFGRVGVQLVAEKHAIEIDAPDDLVVAEAISAEGDDGNPHGTDPQIDVDAVVTDFDGVHTDDTALIGADGDELVRVSRSDGAGIARLRAAGIRVLILSAEKHAVVSARARKLEVDVRQGIDDKGAALTAWARENGVRLDRIAYLGNDLGDASALTIVGWPVAVADAAPDVRAAARLVLTRRGGDGAVRELADAVLSTASSTSVHTARRIEGAHA, encoded by the coding sequence ATGAACGGTTTTGATGGGGGTGGCCACGACCGGGCGGCAGTCGTCGCCGTGATTCCCGCCCGCGGCGGCTCGAAGGGCATACCTGCCAAGAATCTGCGCCACATCGGCGGTTCGCCGCTCGTCGTGCGCGCCATCGAGGCAGCGGCCGCATCTGCGCGCATTCACCAGGTCGTGGTCTCGACCGACGACGAGCAGATCGCTGCAGCCGCGCGGGCGGCCGGGGCCGATGTCATCGACAGGCCAGCCGAACTCGCCACAGACGAAGCGCCGTCTGAAACAGCGCTTCTACACGCACTCGACGTTGTGAAATCGCGCGCCGATACTCCGCCGATCACCGTCTTCATTCAAGCCACGTCGCCCTTCATCACCCCGGATGACCTGGATGCCGCGATCGACAACGTGGCTGCGGGAACGGCGGACGTTGTCTTCTCTGCCGTTCAGAATCACGCATTCATCTGGCGGCCAGACGAGATCGACCCGGGCAATATGGTGGGCGTCAACCACCGCCGCCTCGTGCGGCAGCGGCGTCAGGATCGAGCGATCGAGTACCGCGAAACCGGCGCGTTCTACGTGATGCGCACTGACGGCTTCCTCGAGGCGAAACATCGTTTCTTCGGCCGGGTCGGCGTGCAGCTTGTCGCGGAAAAGCACGCGATCGAAATCGACGCACCGGACGACCTGGTCGTCGCCGAGGCGATCTCGGCAGAAGGTGACGACGGCAACCCTCACGGCACAGATCCGCAGATTGACGTTGATGCCGTTGTCACCGATTTCGACGGAGTGCACACAGACGACACGGCGCTCATTGGAGCCGATGGCGACGAGCTTGTGCGCGTGAGCAGAAGCGACGGAGCCGGCATCGCGCGGCTGCGTGCCGCCGGCATCCGTGTCTTGATTCTGTCGGCAGAAAAGCATGCAGTTGTGAGTGCGCGGGCGCGCAAGCTCGAGGTTGATGTGCGCCAGGGCATCGACGACAAGGGCGCAGCTCTCACCGCGTGGGCGCGAGAGAACGGCGTGCGGCTCGATCGCATCGCGTACCTGGGCAACGACCTCGGCGATGCCTCTGCTCTGACGATCGTCGGGTGGCCTGTGGCCGTGGCGGATGCTGCGCCTGACGTGCGCGCGGCGGCCCGGCTGGTGCTGACGCGACGTGGCGGCGACGGTGCCGTGCGAGAACTCGCCGATGCCGTGCTCAGCACGGCATCGAGCACCTCTGTTCACACTGCCCGCCGCATCGAAGGAGCACACGCATGA
- a CDS encoding LysR family transcriptional regulator, which yields MEYLETRELRYFVAVAEHLNFGRAADQLRIAQPPLSRAIRALEKRLGVQLFDRDRRGVSLTAAGATLLRDAGPALDSVAAAARRTQRAAAPRRKLVLATKAGASHELLRRLLDAHAREQDATPIDVLLCEVGEQAKLLRSGQADVAIMHRPVDDLVGFRAESLVVEGQVAIVPANHPLAQRDAVTMAEVSNVPDLPIARWPRTDGTYPDGPGPEVRTQSQLAQLVALGKTLLVIPASSRAWQWPEHVAVPVTDAPDITTVLAWPANHSTPEISALVTTALSTPLATMQLPAPVMESTPPGQR from the coding sequence GTGGAATATCTTGAGACCCGCGAACTTCGCTATTTCGTCGCCGTCGCCGAGCACCTGAATTTTGGTCGAGCCGCCGACCAGCTGCGCATTGCACAGCCGCCGCTGTCGCGCGCAATTCGCGCACTGGAGAAACGGCTCGGCGTACAGCTTTTCGACCGTGACAGACGTGGCGTCTCGCTCACCGCGGCCGGGGCAACGCTGCTTCGTGACGCAGGGCCGGCGCTTGACTCCGTCGCCGCCGCCGCGCGCCGAACACAGCGTGCCGCAGCTCCGAGACGGAAACTCGTGCTTGCGACAAAAGCGGGGGCCTCTCACGAGCTGCTGCGACGGCTGCTCGACGCGCACGCGCGCGAACAAGATGCCACGCCGATCGACGTACTGCTGTGCGAGGTGGGCGAGCAGGCCAAGTTGCTGCGCAGCGGGCAGGCTGACGTAGCGATTATGCATCGCCCCGTCGATGACCTCGTCGGCTTCCGCGCAGAAAGTCTCGTCGTCGAGGGACAGGTGGCGATCGTACCCGCGAATCATCCGCTCGCCCAGCGCGACGCGGTCACCATGGCAGAGGTCAGCAACGTACCGGACTTGCCGATTGCTCGATGGCCGCGCACCGATGGAACCTATCCAGACGGCCCGGGGCCCGAGGTGCGCACACAGTCGCAGCTCGCCCAGCTCGTTGCGTTAGGCAAGACCCTTCTGGTCATCCCCGCATCCAGCCGTGCCTGGCAGTGGCCGGAGCACGTAGCCGTGCCCGTCACCGACGCACCAGACATCACCACGGTGCTCGCGTGGCCGGCGAACCACTCCACGCCCGAGATTTCAGCGCTCGTGACGACAGCGCTTTCCACGCCACTGGCAACGATGCAGCTCCCAGCCCCTGTGATGGAGTCCACGCCGCCCGGTCAGCGGTGA
- a CDS encoding SDR family oxidoreductase, which produces MNEKKTALVTGANKGIGFAIAAGLGAIDFTVAVGARDDKRREDAVEQLRAAGIDAFGVALDVTSEHSVAAAAAAIEQTTGRLDVLVNNAGIAGPTDDGAQVPSTLDLDAVSTVLDTNVFGAVRVTNAMLPLLRQADAPRIVNMSSNMGSLTLQTGPLLAAYSSSKTMLNSMTALYAREFADTPIVVNSVCPGYVATDFTGFNSPRIPEQGAAIAVQLATLPDDGPRGGFFDDNGAVPW; this is translated from the coding sequence ATGAACGAAAAGAAGACAGCGCTCGTTACTGGCGCGAACAAAGGAATCGGTTTCGCCATCGCAGCAGGACTCGGGGCGATCGATTTCACCGTGGCGGTTGGCGCTCGAGATGACAAGAGGCGAGAGGATGCCGTTGAGCAGCTGCGAGCGGCCGGAATCGATGCTTTCGGAGTGGCACTTGACGTCACATCAGAGCACAGCGTTGCGGCAGCGGCGGCCGCGATCGAGCAGACCACTGGCCGACTCGATGTGCTCGTCAACAACGCGGGCATCGCCGGACCCACAGATGACGGAGCGCAGGTTCCGTCGACTCTCGATCTTGATGCCGTGAGCACCGTGCTCGACACGAACGTGTTCGGGGCGGTCCGGGTGACGAATGCTATGCTCCCGCTGCTGCGCCAGGCCGACGCACCGCGGATCGTGAATATGTCGAGCAACATGGGGTCGCTGACACTTCAGACCGGACCGCTGCTCGCGGCATACTCATCGTCGAAGACGATGCTCAACAGCATGACGGCTCTCTACGCCCGCGAATTCGCCGACACCCCCATCGTCGTGAATTCAGTCTGCCCCGGCTATGTGGCGACAGACTTTACGGGCTTCAACTCGCCGCGAATACCCGAACAAGGCGCTGCGATTGCGGTGCAGCTCGCGACGCTGCCAGACGACGGGCCGCGTGGCGGCTTCTTCGATGACAACGGTGCAGTGCCCTGGTAG
- a CDS encoding phosphoenolpyruvate carboxylase, producing the protein MTDSYPPTSAISIIQAPRNMEIPDALRSDVRQLGELLGRVLIETGGSGLLDDVEKLRGLTIDAYENEDVKAFEDAEALVASFSSERAEEVARAFTCYFHLVNLAEERHRVRVLQGRNPEPSDDVGASFTDTMNALVRELGEDGAQRMLDGLEFRPVLTAHPTEARRRAVASSIRRISELVAENDDPRLGENVQAENKRELLAEVNVLFRTAPLRSTRPTPLDEVRTAMNIFDQTLFEAMPRIYRLIDDRLAGKAAGTLPPRSHAFVRFGSWIGADRDGNPNVTAKTTRQAAAIQSEHVLLGLERAAARVGRMLTLDAGDTAASADLLSLWQRQRSLADELTNEIATRSPNEPHRRVVLVIAERIAATRGRNADLAYAHPDDLLADLRTVQNSLVAAGDKRSAYGEVQGLIWQVETFGFHLAELEVRQHSKVHRQALDELDRGVQPSEMTDEVLDVFRTIGALQTRYGVDAARRYIISFTQEVADIANVHRLARYAFGDGETPVLDVIPLFETFNDLKNAPEILEKMIQLPEVKQRLEATDRHLEVMLGYSDSSKDVGPVSATLTLYEAQDAIARWAERNSIRLTLFHGRGGAMGRGGGPANEAVLSQPPGSVDGRFKLTEQGEVIFAQYGNPIIALRHLEQIASATLLASSPSNGELNASAATAFADMAGVMDAASRERFYELVHADGFAPWFAEVTPQEEVGLLPLGSRPARRGLSVESLEDLRAIPWVFSWSQARINLAGWFGLGTALKAVGDRDELQRAYREWPLFTTMIDNVQMSLAKTDERIAARYLQLGDRDDLAALVLEEMERTREWALIATGTTELLENRAVLQRAVRLRSPYVDALSLLQLRALRTLRGAATQETETTIDQARNLLLLSVNGVAAGLQNTG; encoded by the coding sequence ATGACTGATTCTTATCCCCCCACATCTGCAATCTCGATCATCCAGGCCCCACGCAACATGGAGATTCCCGACGCCCTCCGCTCAGACGTACGACAGCTCGGCGAACTACTCGGACGTGTGCTGATCGAGACGGGCGGCTCAGGCCTTCTCGACGACGTTGAGAAGCTGCGCGGCCTGACGATCGATGCCTACGAGAATGAAGACGTGAAGGCGTTCGAAGACGCCGAAGCACTCGTTGCGTCGTTTTCGTCTGAACGCGCCGAGGAGGTGGCGCGCGCCTTCACGTGCTACTTCCACCTGGTGAACCTCGCCGAAGAACGCCACCGCGTGCGCGTGCTTCAGGGCCGCAACCCCGAGCCGAGCGACGACGTCGGAGCATCCTTCACCGACACCATGAACGCACTGGTTCGCGAGCTTGGCGAAGACGGTGCACAGAGGATGCTCGATGGCCTCGAGTTTCGCCCGGTGCTCACCGCGCATCCCACCGAGGCTCGTCGCCGCGCCGTCGCCTCGTCGATTCGCCGCATCAGCGAACTCGTCGCCGAAAACGACGACCCGCGACTCGGCGAGAACGTTCAGGCAGAGAACAAGCGCGAGCTGCTCGCCGAGGTGAACGTGCTCTTCCGCACGGCGCCGCTGCGGTCAACACGGCCGACGCCTCTCGACGAAGTGCGCACGGCGATGAACATCTTCGACCAGACGCTTTTCGAGGCAATGCCGCGCATCTACCGCCTCATCGACGACCGGCTCGCGGGCAAGGCTGCCGGAACGCTGCCACCGCGCTCGCACGCATTCGTTCGCTTCGGGTCGTGGATCGGCGCCGACCGCGACGGCAACCCCAATGTCACAGCGAAGACCACCCGTCAGGCCGCGGCAATTCAGTCGGAGCATGTGCTGCTCGGGCTCGAGCGCGCCGCCGCTCGCGTTGGCCGCATGCTCACGCTCGACGCTGGCGATACTGCCGCGAGCGCTGACCTGCTCTCGCTATGGCAGCGTCAGCGTTCGCTCGCAGACGAGTTGACGAACGAGATCGCCACGCGCTCCCCCAACGAACCCCACCGCCGCGTCGTGCTGGTGATCGCCGAGCGCATTGCCGCAACGCGCGGCCGCAATGCCGACCTCGCCTACGCGCACCCAGACGACCTGCTCGCCGATCTGCGCACGGTGCAGAACTCGCTCGTCGCAGCGGGCGACAAGCGCAGTGCCTACGGCGAGGTTCAGGGTCTCATCTGGCAGGTCGAGACCTTCGGCTTCCATCTCGCCGAGCTTGAGGTTCGCCAGCATTCGAAGGTGCACCGCCAGGCGCTCGACGAGCTCGATCGCGGCGTTCAGCCCAGCGAGATGACCGACGAGGTGCTCGACGTCTTTCGCACGATCGGCGCTCTGCAGACGCGCTACGGAGTGGATGCCGCCCGCCGGTACATCATCTCGTTCACGCAAGAGGTCGCCGACATCGCCAACGTTCATCGCCTCGCGCGCTATGCGTTCGGCGACGGCGAGACGCCGGTGCTCGACGTCATTCCGCTGTTCGAGACCTTCAACGACCTCAAGAACGCTCCCGAGATCCTCGAGAAGATGATCCAGCTGCCCGAGGTGAAACAGCGCCTCGAGGCAACGGATCGTCACCTCGAGGTCATGCTCGGGTACTCCGACTCGTCGAAAGACGTCGGCCCGGTTTCGGCGACGCTCACTCTCTATGAGGCGCAGGACGCCATCGCGCGATGGGCGGAGCGCAACAGCATCCGTCTCACTCTCTTTCATGGTCGCGGCGGCGCAATGGGCCGAGGCGGCGGACCGGCGAACGAGGCTGTACTCTCGCAGCCTCCGGGCTCCGTCGATGGTCGCTTCAAGCTCACGGAGCAGGGTGAGGTCATCTTCGCCCAGTACGGCAACCCGATCATCGCGCTTCGGCACCTCGAGCAGATCGCGTCGGCAACTCTGCTGGCGTCGAGCCCCTCGAACGGCGAGCTCAACGCGAGCGCGGCGACGGCGTTCGCCGACATGGCCGGTGTGATGGATGCTGCGAGCAGGGAGCGCTTCTACGAGCTCGTTCACGCTGACGGCTTCGCTCCGTGGTTTGCCGAGGTCACCCCGCAAGAAGAAGTCGGCCTTCTTCCCCTCGGCTCGCGGCCGGCACGCCGTGGTCTCTCTGTCGAGTCCCTCGAAGACCTGCGCGCGATTCCGTGGGTGTTCTCGTGGTCGCAGGCGCGCATCAACCTCGCCGGCTGGTTCGGTCTCGGCACCGCGCTCAAGGCGGTCGGCGATCGCGACGAGCTGCAGCGGGCCTACCGCGAGTGGCCGCTGTTCACGACGATGATCGACAACGTGCAGATGTCGCTCGCGAAGACGGACGAGCGCATCGCTGCGCGATACCTGCAGCTCGGCGACCGTGACGACCTTGCGGCGCTCGTTCTCGAAGAGATGGAGCGCACACGGGAGTGGGCACTCATCGCAACGGGAACGACGGAGCTTCTCGAGAACCGCGCGGTGCTGCAGCGCGCCGTTCGCTTGCGCAGCCCGTATGTCGACGCGCTGTCGCTGTTGCAGCTGCGCGCGCTGCGCACGCTGCGCGGTGCGGCGACGCAAGAAACCGAGACGACGATCGACCAGGCGCGCAATCTGCTGCTGCTCTCGGTGAACGGCGTCGCGGCGGGCCTGCAGAACACCGGCTGA
- the galK gene encoding galactokinase, giving the protein MTTLPRSTADSFAARYGRAPDGVWQGPGRVNLIGEHTDYNDGFVLPFAIDRTTAVAVGARDDRTVRVSSDFADAVATVRLDDLDAPQLAAGTLSGWSAYPFGVVWALRHFGADLSSVPGFDAHVASDVPTGAGLSSSAALMCAIAVSLNDEWQLGFDAQTLARVGQLAENKAVGAPTGIMDESASLFGRRDAAVFLDCRSLDSEVIDLGLERAGLEILVMNTRVDHAHATGGYAARRASCETGATLMGVASLRDLDVDDLPRAERELDDETFRRVRHIITENQRVLDTVRTLRAEGPGAIGTLLNASHVSMRDDFEISVPELDLAVETAQANGAVGARMTGGGFGGAAVALISSDRVDTTADAVMRAFADAGFREPECFTVHPADGADRVL; this is encoded by the coding sequence TTGACGACATTACCGCGTTCCACAGCCGACTCCTTTGCCGCCCGCTACGGCCGCGCCCCAGACGGCGTGTGGCAGGGCCCGGGCCGGGTCAACCTCATCGGCGAGCACACCGACTACAACGACGGCTTCGTGCTGCCGTTCGCCATCGACAGAACAACGGCTGTCGCCGTCGGCGCGCGAGACGACCGCACGGTGCGCGTGTCGAGCGATTTCGCGGATGCCGTCGCAACGGTGCGCCTCGATGACCTCGACGCCCCGCAGCTCGCCGCAGGCACGCTGAGCGGATGGTCGGCGTACCCCTTCGGCGTCGTCTGGGCGCTTCGGCATTTCGGCGCTGACCTCTCATCGGTGCCGGGATTCGACGCGCACGTCGCCTCTGACGTGCCAACGGGAGCAGGGCTGTCGTCGTCTGCGGCGCTCATGTGCGCCATCGCCGTCTCGCTGAACGACGAATGGCAGCTCGGCTTCGACGCGCAGACGCTCGCCCGGGTCGGCCAGCTCGCCGAGAACAAGGCGGTTGGCGCGCCGACCGGCATCATGGACGAGAGCGCCTCACTGTTCGGGCGCCGCGACGCCGCTGTGTTTCTCGACTGCCGGTCGCTCGACTCCGAGGTGATCGACTTAGGGCTTGAACGGGCAGGCCTCGAGATCCTTGTCATGAACACGCGGGTCGACCATGCTCACGCAACCGGCGGATATGCGGCTCGGCGAGCCTCGTGCGAAACCGGAGCGACCCTCATGGGCGTCGCGAGCCTGCGCGATCTCGACGTCGACGACCTCCCGCGCGCCGAACGGGAACTCGACGACGAGACGTTCCGCCGCGTGCGGCACATCATCACCGAGAACCAGCGCGTTCTCGACACCGTGCGAACCCTGCGTGCGGAGGGCCCAGGCGCGATCGGCACGCTGTTGAATGCCTCGCACGTGTCGATGCGCGATGACTTCGAGATCTCGGTGCCTGAGCTCGACCTCGCCGTTGAGACCGCGCAAGCGAACGGCGCCGTCGGCGCACGCATGACCGGGGGCGGCTTCGGCGGCGCTGCCGTTGCGCTGATCTCGAGTGATCGCGTCGACACAACGGCGGATGCTGTCATGCGGGCGTTCGCCGACGCCGGCTTTCGCGAGCCGGAGTGCTTCACTGTGCACCCCGCAGACGGCGCGGATCGCGTGCTCTGA
- the galT gene encoding galactose-1-phosphate uridylyltransferase, which yields MPVPPTISTLTGGITSQAHKLTDGRDIIYFDDPGSTLPAERRADSRDAEPRPATASMRQDPLTGEWVSIAAARQNRAFLPPAELDPLAPQTPTNPSEVPSNYDVAVFENKSPSFGPLTRDENEPRGLYDLTRIGLERTRTSVGRCEVVCFSPQREGSFGSLTRARARTVIEAWAERTRALSALPGVRQVFPFENRGVEIGVTLQHPHGQIYSYPYITPRTQNLLHSIGSYGPTLFADILASEQAGERMLLRGEHWSAFVPFAARWPVEVHMLPHRHVADFAETTPEERDELATLYLRLLRGVDALYDTPTPYIAAWHQAPVNVARDDVRLMLQLTSPRRAADKLKYLAGSEAAMGAWIGDIPPEKSAQNLRDAIARADLAHPVEPAASVPSSDKETR from the coding sequence ATGCCTGTTCCCCCCACGATCTCGACTCTCACCGGCGGAATCACAAGCCAAGCACACAAGCTGACCGACGGCCGCGACATCATCTACTTTGACGACCCCGGCTCAACCCTTCCCGCCGAGCGTCGCGCCGATTCTCGCGACGCCGAACCGCGCCCCGCCACGGCGTCGATGCGGCAAGACCCCCTCACGGGAGAGTGGGTCTCGATCGCCGCCGCCCGCCAGAACCGCGCGTTCCTTCCCCCGGCCGAACTCGACCCGCTCGCCCCGCAGACCCCGACAAATCCGTCGGAGGTGCCGAGCAACTATGACGTCGCCGTGTTCGAGAACAAGTCGCCGTCGTTCGGGCCGCTGACACGCGACGAGAACGAACCGCGCGGCCTCTACGACCTCACACGCATCGGCCTCGAGCGCACCCGCACGTCGGTGGGGCGCTGCGAAGTCGTGTGCTTCTCCCCCCAGCGCGAGGGCTCCTTCGGCTCGCTCACCCGCGCACGGGCGCGCACGGTCATCGAAGCGTGGGCCGAGCGCACGCGCGCACTCAGCGCCCTGCCTGGTGTGCGGCAGGTGTTCCCGTTCGAGAACCGCGGCGTCGAGATCGGCGTGACCCTGCAGCATCCTCACGGCCAGATCTACTCGTACCCATACATCACCCCGCGCACCCAGAACCTGCTCCACTCCATCGGTTCATACGGGCCCACGCTGTTCGCCGATATTCTCGCGAGCGAGCAGGCGGGTGAACGGATGCTGCTGCGCGGCGAGCATTGGAGCGCATTCGTTCCGTTTGCCGCCCGCTGGCCCGTCGAGGTGCACATGCTGCCCCACAGGCACGTCGCCGATTTCGCCGAGACCACGCCCGAGGAGCGCGACGAGCTCGCCACCCTGTACCTGCGACTGCTGCGCGGCGTCGACGCTCTCTACGACACGCCGACCCCCTACATCGCGGCGTGGCACCAGGCCCCGGTGAATGTGGCGCGCGACGACGTGCGGCTCATGCTGCAGCTCACCTCGCCGCGCCGCGCCGCAGACAAACTCAAGTACCTCGCCGGCTCTGAAGCGGCGATGGGTGCCTGGATCGGCGACATTCCGCCAGAGAAGTCCGCACAGAATCTGCGCGATGCGATAGCGCGCGCCGATCTGGCGCATCCCGTCGAGCCTGCGGCATCCGTGCCCTCATCTGACAAGGAGACCCGTTGA
- a CDS encoding DeoR/GlpR family DNA-binding transcription regulator, translated as MTDAEILPAELRRDRIRGRLDSRGYVRVADIARDFAVSSVTARTDLDALVEAGVARRVHGGAVAAGAVPESPVEQSVQTGMESKRAIGRRAASLVDSGQSVFLDVGSTALAVAEALVERTELHDVVVITNGLSTALALEPGLPRLTVYVTGGALRPLQHSLVNPMGQQLIGSVHADVAILGCNGVDVEAGITNVNLPEAEIKRAMVEASDRVVITADASKLGRVTLGHVAVLSDVETIVTDAAADVELVAELRQAGARVELAGDL; from the coding sequence ATGACGGATGCTGAGATTCTTCCCGCCGAGCTTCGCCGCGACCGCATCCGGGGCCGGCTCGACTCGCGCGGTTACGTTCGCGTCGCCGACATCGCGCGCGACTTTGCGGTGTCGAGTGTCACGGCGCGCACCGATCTCGACGCCCTTGTCGAGGCGGGCGTCGCGCGGCGCGTGCACGGGGGAGCGGTGGCAGCCGGAGCTGTTCCCGAGTCTCCTGTCGAGCAGTCGGTGCAGACGGGCATGGAGTCGAAGCGCGCCATCGGGCGACGAGCGGCAAGCCTCGTCGACTCGGGGCAGAGTGTGTTTCTCGACGTCGGTTCGACGGCGCTCGCCGTTGCCGAGGCGCTTGTCGAGCGCACGGAGCTGCACGACGTCGTCGTCATCACAAACGGCCTCTCGACTGCGCTGGCGCTCGAGCCGGGGCTGCCCCGCTTGACTGTCTACGTGACGGGCGGGGCACTTCGCCCGCTGCAGCACTCTCTCGTCAACCCGATGGGACAGCAGCTGATCGGTTCCGTTCATGCCGACGTTGCGATTCTGGGGTGCAATGGAGTCGACGTCGAGGCTGGCATCACAAACGTGAATCTGCCAGAGGCTGAGATCAAGCGAGCGATGGTCGAGGCATCCGACCGCGTGGTGATCACAGCGGATGCGTCAAAGCTCGGCAGGGTCACGCTCGGCCATGTCGCCGTGCTGAGCGACGTCGAGACGATCGTCACGGATGCCGCTGCCGACGTTGAGCTGGTGGCCGAACTTCGGCAGGCCGGCGCCCGCGTTGAACTGGCTGGTGATCTCTAG
- a CDS encoding chemotaxis protein CheY encodes MADHATLEPSEARQLLENVERLGTDAHRAVRLPYIAFLLTLGVATALGTFAMTLTTGRAYSAILMGMVAVVVFLIIGFAIAVQNHLAFSYSRRWCAYIAAWFVPYAVAIATIVWLPDADVFSAVASAAILLATSACAVWEARS; translated from the coding sequence ATGGCTGATCACGCGACTCTGGAACCAAGCGAAGCCCGGCAGCTGCTCGAGAATGTGGAGCGACTCGGTACGGATGCACACCGGGCGGTGCGGCTTCCCTATATAGCGTTTCTTCTGACACTCGGAGTGGCGACAGCGCTCGGCACATTCGCCATGACCCTGACGACTGGTCGCGCGTACTCGGCAATACTCATGGGCATGGTCGCCGTCGTCGTGTTCCTCATTATCGGCTTCGCCATCGCGGTGCAGAACCACCTAGCGTTCTCATACAGCCGGCGTTGGTGCGCCTACATTGCAGCCTGGTTCGTTCCGTATGCCGTCGCCATCGCGACGATCGTCTGGCTGCCCGACGCTGACGTGTTCTCAGCTGTCGCATCCGCAGCCATTCTCCTTGCCACGTCGGCGTGTGCCGTCTGGGAGGCCCGGTCATGA
- a CDS encoding winged helix-turn-helix domain-containing protein — protein MTARDVHHPRHRLDVELQNPIRLSILAALRRAGTLGFAEVRDLIEVSDSALSKHASALEQTRYVRVGKTFVGKRPRTTFTITRAGRDALQHHMAALTQIAEIDED, from the coding sequence ATGACTGCGCGCGACGTTCACCATCCGAGGCATCGGCTCGACGTCGAGCTTCAGAACCCTATTCGGCTCTCGATCCTCGCTGCGCTTCGCCGCGCAGGGACACTCGGCTTTGCTGAAGTACGCGATCTCATCGAGGTGAGTGATTCGGCCCTGAGCAAGCATGCCTCGGCACTGGAGCAAACTCGATACGTGCGTGTCGGCAAAACGTTTGTGGGCAAGCGGCCGCGCACCACATTCACGATCACCCGCGCGGGACGAGACGCATTGCAGCATCACATGGCCGCACTCACACAAATCGCTGAGATCGACGAAGACTGA